The Elstera cyanobacteriorum genome includes a region encoding these proteins:
- a CDS encoding substrate-binding periplasmic protein, whose product MKSVLMAAAGLLVAAHAQAADPVKLFANDAVPPKAWRDGTQTKGYVVDATREAFRRAGVELSLEAAPFKRAYAQGEAGEGWLTGIFKTPDREKVFLFSEPVGSDEVILVTLRGKEFAFDKPEDLKGKRIGYQDGASYGSFFVEAQKHFQGDPDSNPRQRLQKLMAGRLDAAMINPGEAALAYHMKALEEPLDKVSVLPKRVAVEPNYIVVARSQAQAAAPVLEKVNSALKAMAADGTLEKIMETYRR is encoded by the coding sequence ATGAAATCAGTTTTAATGGCCGCCGCAGGTCTATTGGTTGCGGCTCACGCGCAGGCGGCAGACCCGGTGAAGCTATTCGCCAATGATGCGGTGCCGCCAAAAGCGTGGCGTGACGGGACGCAGACCAAAGGCTATGTGGTGGATGCAACGCGGGAAGCCTTTCGCCGCGCCGGAGTGGAATTATCGTTGGAAGCCGCGCCCTTCAAACGCGCCTATGCCCAGGGCGAAGCGGGCGAAGGTTGGTTGACGGGAATTTTCAAAACCCCCGACCGGGAAAAGGTTTTTCTGTTTAGCGAGCCGGTTGGGTCCGACGAAGTGATTCTGGTTACGCTGCGTGGCAAAGAGTTCGCCTTCGATAAGCCCGAGGATTTGAAAGGCAAACGCATCGGCTATCAGGACGGCGCCAGCTACGGCAGCTTCTTTGTCGAAGCGCAGAAGCACTTCCAAGGTGACCCAGATTCCAACCCGCGCCAACGCCTGCAGAAATTGATGGCCGGGCGGCTGGATGCCGCGATGATCAATCCGGGGGAGGCCGCCCTGGCCTACCATATGAAAGCGCTGGAGGAGCCGCTGGATAAGGTCAGCGTACTGCCGAAGCGGGTGGCGGTAGAGCCGAATTACATCGTCGTCGCCCGCAGCCAAGCCCAAGCAGCGGCCCCAGTGCTGGAGAAGGTGAATAGCGCCCTGAAGGCGATGGCCGCCGATGGGACGCTCGAGAAAATCATGGAAACCTATCGCCGCTGA
- a CDS encoding DUF1800 domain-containing protein yields MRPHLRRLLLSLGLLALCPPPAAALTPEETRHLLDRAGFGAAPDDFAVYRPLTRTAAVDRLLGDLDAPTLTPDPAFLAEPRPDAVTYRAISDKPPEERRAFTLARRGEALAIRGWWLQEMIGGRAPLRERLALIWHGHFTSAFDKVRVPDLMWRQVALFRTEGTRNFADLLRSIGKDGAMFRYLDVPASRKGKPNENFARELLELYTLGAGNYTEQDIKEAAKAMVGWRLNAGDLTPVFMPAAAVPGPKQVLGATVETTGDVIDLLLKQRATARFITEKLWLAFISPDPDKAEVDRLAARFFDSGYQLRPLVRDLLLSPAFWSPDAQGRLVKSPVDLVVGAVRQFDMPVKDPRRLAIETRLLGQDLLDPPNVRGWPGGMEWITTDTLLKRRAVLTRLAYGEPPEPARRQPDGIAAEYARLVGLDQAAPTPGMQGRAVVLSDFFAKHPLFLGDEGLLQKSVLAEPPVQPPTRSTPPDRLLELLLDPAYEVK; encoded by the coding sequence ATGCGCCCCCATCTTCGCCGCCTGTTGCTGTCGCTGGGGCTGCTCGCCCTCTGCCCCCCGCCCGCTGCGGCCCTGACACCGGAGGAAACCCGGCACCTGCTCGACCGTGCCGGGTTCGGGGCCGCGCCCGACGATTTCGCCGTCTATCGCCCCCTGACCCGTACAGCCGCCGTTGATCGGCTTTTGGGCGATCTCGACGCGCCGACGCTGACGCCTGACCCGGCATTCCTGGCCGAACCGCGCCCGGACGCCGTAACCTATCGCGCTATCAGCGATAAACCCCCTGAGGAACGCCGCGCCTTTACCCTCGCCCGCCGGGGGGAAGCATTGGCGATCCGGGGCTGGTGGCTGCAAGAAATGATCGGGGGCCGCGCCCCCTTGCGCGAGCGGCTGGCGCTGATCTGGCACGGCCATTTCACCTCGGCCTTCGATAAGGTGCGCGTGCCCGACCTGATGTGGCGACAAGTCGCCTTGTTCCGCACGGAGGGCACGCGCAATTTTGCCGATCTGCTGCGCAGCATCGGCAAGGATGGGGCGATGTTCCGCTATCTCGACGTTCCCGCCAGCCGCAAGGGCAAGCCGAACGAAAATTTCGCCCGCGAGCTGCTGGAACTTTATACCCTGGGTGCGGGGAATTATACGGAGCAGGATATTAAGGAAGCGGCTAAAGCGATGGTCGGCTGGCGGCTGAACGCGGGCGACTTGACGCCCGTTTTCATGCCCGCCGCCGCCGTTCCTGGGCCGAAGCAGGTACTGGGCGCGACCGTCGAGACGACGGGCGATGTCATCGACCTGCTGCTCAAACAGCGCGCCACCGCCCGCTTCATCACCGAAAAACTCTGGCTGGCTTTCATCTCGCCAGACCCGGATAAGGCCGAGGTTGATCGGCTCGCCGCGCGCTTCTTCGACAGCGGTTACCAGCTTCGCCCCCTTGTGCGCGATCTTTTGCTCAGCCCGGCCTTCTGGTCGCCGGACGCACAGGGGCGGCTGGTGAAATCCCCGGTCGATCTGGTCGTTGGGGCCGTCCGGCAGTTTGATATGCCGGTCAAAGACCCGCGCCGCCTCGCTATCGAAACCCGCCTGCTCGGGCAAGACTTGCTCGATCCCCCCAATGTGCGCGGCTGGCCGGGCGGGATGGAGTGGATCACCACCGATACGCTGCTGAAACGCCGCGCGGTGCTGACCCGCCTTGCCTATGGCGAACCGCCCGAACCCGCCCGCCGCCAACCGGATGGGATCGCCGCCGAATATGCCCGGCTCGTCGGTCTCGACCAGGCGGCCCCCACCCCCGGGATGCAGGGCCGGGCAGTGGTACTCAGCGATTTCTTCGCCAAACATCCGCTGTTCTTGGGCGATGAGGGCCTGTTACAGAAATCTGTGCTGGCCGAACCGCCGGTGCAGCCGCCCACCCGCTCCACCCCGCCCGACCGGCTGCTGGAACTGCTGCTCGACCCCGCTTACGAGGTAAAATGA
- a CDS encoding malonyl-CoA decarboxylase — protein sequence MTGSFLGELIQTIADRGRAWIAPERETPPSPTHLLRLCEALLSNRGEASGVRLAQEILIGWQGLTAGDQRAFLHGLAAQFGPDADALAKAIAAYQAAPTPAGATRLHIAAEARRQELLRRLNLAPGGTLALVRLREKLLDQPDGSGDYAALDADLTHLFTSWFNRGFLVLRTIDWKTPANILEKIIRYEAVHRIHDWNDLRRRLEPEDRRCFGFFHPQLNDEPLIFVEVALTRAIPDAIAPLLAEDRAPIPAREATTAVFYSISNCQTGLRGISFGNFLIKHVVETLSREFPRLSNFVTLSPVPGFAGWLARARQENSDLLTAEDHAALTLLETPDWESQAESRKALEPVLLRAAAAYFLDAKDKRGRPVDPVARFHLGNGARLERLNPFGDLSAKGLRQAHGLMVNYLYRPEEIERNHEAFATLGEVVAAPAVSKWRQAPRRSLGDRLRDLAPS from the coding sequence ATGACCGGCAGTTTTCTCGGCGAGCTGATACAGACTATCGCCGACCGGGGGCGCGCTTGGATCGCCCCGGAGCGGGAAACACCCCCCTCCCCCACCCACCTACTGCGCTTATGCGAAGCTTTGCTGTCAAACCGGGGGGAAGCGTCGGGCGTTCGGTTGGCGCAGGAGATTTTAATCGGCTGGCAAGGGCTGACGGCGGGCGATCAGCGGGCCTTCCTCCACGGGTTGGCGGCCCAATTTGGCCCCGATGCCGACGCGCTGGCAAAAGCCATCGCGGCCTATCAGGCGGCGCCCACCCCCGCCGGGGCGACGCGCTTGCACATTGCGGCAGAAGCCCGGCGACAGGAACTTCTGCGCCGCCTCAACCTCGCCCCCGGCGGCACGCTGGCCCTCGTGCGACTGCGGGAAAAGCTGCTCGATCAGCCCGACGGCAGTGGCGACTACGCGGCGCTGGATGCCGATCTAACGCATTTATTCACCTCTTGGTTCAATCGGGGGTTTCTCGTGCTGCGCACCATCGACTGGAAGACCCCGGCGAATATTCTGGAGAAAATCATCCGCTATGAGGCGGTGCATCGCATCCATGATTGGAACGACCTGCGCCGCCGCCTAGAGCCGGAGGACCGGCGCTGCTTCGGCTTTTTTCACCCGCAGTTGAACGACGAGCCGCTGATCTTTGTTGAAGTCGCCCTGACCCGCGCGATCCCCGACGCCATCGCGCCACTGCTGGCCGAAGACCGGGCGCCAATCCCGGCGCGGGAGGCAACGACGGCGGTTTTCTACTCGATTTCCAACTGTCAAACGGGCTTACGCGGCATCAGCTTCGGCAACTTCCTGATCAAACACGTGGTGGAAACCCTAAGCCGGGAGTTTCCGCGCCTCAGTAACTTCGTTACCCTTTCCCCCGTCCCCGGCTTTGCCGGTTGGCTCGCCCGCGCCCGCCAGGAAAATAGCGACCTGCTGACCGCTGAGGATCACGCTGCGCTAACGCTGCTGGAAACCCCCGACTGGGAAAGCCAAGCAGAGAGCCGCAAGGCGCTTGAACCGGTCCTGTTGCGCGCCGCCGCCGCCTATTTCCTCGACGCCAAAGACAAGCGCGGCCGCCCGGTCGATCCGGTGGCGCGCTTTCACCTTGGCAATGGCGCCCGGCTGGAGCGGCTGAACCCATTCGGGGATCTGTCGGCCAAGGGCTTGAGGCAAGCGCATGGGCTGATGGTCAATTACCTCTATCGGCCCGAGGAGATCGAGCGCAATCACGAAGCCTTCGCCACGCTGGGCGAGGTTGTGGCGGCTCCGGCGGTCAGCAAATGGCGGCAAGCGCCGCGCCGCTCGCTGGGGGATCGGCTGCGCGACCTTGCCCCTTCCTAA
- a CDS encoding LysR family transcriptional regulator: MLRASSLSRDAKVFRSDRKEMPLPPPPARPVNWDDLRLFLAVARCGSVARAAPQLGLSHPTVSRALSALERSLGHNLLLRSRSGFTLTPEGEALRDRAERIEAQVAEAVASNQTPIRITAGGWISRFLAQNMAVLLDDGPPLEIVNSYSFVDLATAEADIAIRHRRPERGYVVLRALPDLAFAVYGRPQFADIARPGAWQRAPWVTFDAAQMGFQSGRWLLREVPDLQPLLRCTQGVNIHDAVRAGVGIAVLPRFVGDADPVLQRFSPSLAVDGGGLWLVVHEDRREAPRVAAVVDRLVALFHHHRRLFQPDD, encoded by the coding sequence ATGCTGCGCGCTTCTTCGCTAAGCCGCGATGCCAAAGTGTTTCGATCTGATCGCAAAGAAATGCCCTTGCCACCCCCACCTGCCCGCCCGGTAAATTGGGATGATCTGCGCCTGTTCCTGGCCGTGGCGCGCTGCGGCAGTGTGGCCCGCGCCGCTCCTCAACTCGGGTTGAGCCACCCAACGGTCAGCCGTGCCCTATCGGCGCTGGAACGGTCGCTCGGGCATAATCTGCTGTTGCGCAGCCGGTCTGGCTTTACGCTGACCCCGGAGGGGGAGGCGCTTCGCGACCGCGCCGAACGGATCGAGGCGCAGGTGGCCGAGGCGGTCGCCAGCAACCAAACGCCGATCCGTATCACAGCGGGCGGCTGGATATCGCGGTTTTTGGCGCAGAATATGGCGGTTTTGCTCGACGATGGGCCGCCGCTCGAAATCGTTAATTCCTATAGTTTTGTCGATTTAGCCACAGCCGAGGCGGATATCGCCATCCGGCATCGGCGACCCGAACGGGGATATGTGGTTCTCCGGGCACTGCCAGATTTAGCGTTCGCGGTCTATGGGCGACCGCAATTCGCCGATATTGCCCGCCCTGGCGCGTGGCAACGGGCGCCCTGGGTTACCTTTGATGCGGCCCAGATGGGGTTTCAGTCCGGGCGATGGCTGCTGCGCGAAGTGCCGGATCTTCAACCGCTCCTCCGTTGCACCCAAGGCGTGAATATTCACGATGCCGTGCGCGCCGGGGTAGGAATCGCAGTGCTGCCGCGTTTCGTCGGCGACGCCGACCCAGTTTTGCAGCGCTTCTCCCCCAGTTTAGCGGTGGACGGCGGCGGTCTTTGGCTCGTCGTTCACGAAGATCGGCGTGAGGCGCCTCGTGTTGCTGCGGTTGTCGATCGGCTTGTTGCGTTGTTTCACCACCACCGCCGATTGTTTCAACCGGACGATTAG